One stretch of Marinobacterium iners DNA includes these proteins:
- a CDS encoding microcin C ABC transporter permease YejB, protein MAAYIVRRMLLIIPTLLGILLLNFILVQFAPGGPVEQTIANLEGLGIDAGNRIGSGAQSDIAAGSENSGYRGAQGLDPALIAEIERMYGFDKPAHERFFQMLQNYLMFDFGKSFYSDKSVIDLIIEKLPVSISLGLWTTLITYLISVPLGIRKAVRDGSSFDVWTSSAIIVGYAIPNFLFAILLIVLFAGGTWLEWFPLRGLTSPDFEQMTWWQQVADYFWHITLPVLASVVSSFATLTMLTKNSFLDEIHKQYVLTARAKGLDENAVLYRHVFRNAMLLIIAGMPAALIGIFFTGSMLIEVIFSLDGLGLLGYEAVINRDYPVIFGTLYIFTLVGLLLKLVSDITYTLVDPRIDFASREV, encoded by the coding sequence ATGGCCGCGTACATTGTCCGTCGCATGTTGCTGATCATACCCACACTGCTGGGGATACTGCTGCTCAACTTCATACTGGTTCAATTTGCTCCCGGCGGCCCGGTTGAACAGACTATTGCGAACCTTGAGGGGCTCGGGATTGATGCTGGCAACCGCATCGGCAGCGGCGCACAGTCCGACATCGCTGCTGGCAGTGAAAACAGCGGCTACCGCGGAGCCCAAGGGCTGGATCCTGCTTTGATAGCTGAAATAGAGCGCATGTATGGCTTTGACAAGCCAGCACACGAACGCTTCTTCCAGATGTTGCAGAACTATCTAATGTTCGATTTTGGCAAGAGCTTCTACAGCGACAAAAGCGTTATCGACCTGATCATCGAAAAACTCCCGGTTTCAATATCTCTGGGCCTTTGGACCACACTCATCACTTATTTAATCTCGGTCCCGCTTGGCATCCGCAAGGCCGTACGTGATGGCTCATCGTTCGATGTCTGGACCAGCAGCGCCATCATTGTGGGGTACGCAATTCCCAACTTCCTGTTTGCCATTTTATTGATCGTTCTGTTTGCAGGCGGCACCTGGCTGGAATGGTTTCCGCTACGCGGACTGACTTCGCCCGACTTTGAACAGATGACCTGGTGGCAACAAGTGGCAGACTACTTCTGGCACATCACTCTGCCGGTACTGGCTTCGGTGGTCTCCAGTTTTGCCACACTGACCATGCTGACCAAAAACTCATTTCTGGATGAAATACACAAGCAGTATGTATTGACTGCCCGCGCTAAGGGACTGGATGAAAACGCGGTGCTGTACCGTCATGTATTCCGCAATGCCATGCTGTTGATCATTGCCGGCATGCCCGCCGCCCTCATCGGCATTTTCTTCACCGGATCGATGTTGATCGAAGTGATTTTCTCTCTCGATGGGCTCGGACTGCTGGGCTACGAAGCTGTCATCAATCGAGACTACCCAGTGATCTTCGGTACACTCTACATTTTCACGCTGGTGGGTTTGCTGCTGAAACTGGTCAGTGATATCACCTACACGCTGGTAGACCCCCGTATCGACTTTGCCAGCAGGGAGGTATAG
- a CDS encoding extracellular solute-binding protein, giving the protein MPVQLRSVCLYLSAVFSLLLFGLPLHAAPDSQHGIAMHGDLKYPPDFSHFDYVNPDAPKGGHFKESSIGTFDSLNPFIVKGTAAEGTGLLYDSLMARALDEPFSQYGLLAQQLRVAVDRSWIEFDLHPDARFSDGHSVSADDVVFTFDILREKGSPFFKSYYAGIQSVTALSPQTVRFEFGDSTNRELPLIVGEVPILPQHFWAERDFETPSLEPPLGSGPYLIEKIDPGRTIVYTRNPNYWGRDLPVNRGRHNFDQRQYDYYRDSTVALEAFKAGEYDFRSEHASKAWATGYTGAPFADGRIIKEEIAHENPRGMQGFIMNTRRSMFSQPEVRKALALAFDFEWTNSNLFYGAYTRSHSYFSNSEMAAEELPTPAELEILEAVRDQVPPEVFTQVYRAPTTDGSGRNRAQLREALGLLKQAGWQLESGKLVDGNGSPFTFEILLVQKEFERVVSPFIRNLERLGISASIRIVDVSQYINRLRQFDFDMVVYGFGQSSSPGNEQRDYWHSSSADMPGSRNLIGIKNPAVDYLVEQLIAAPDREQLVLRARALDRVLQWNHYVIPHYHISAYRIAYWNRFAHPEVSPAYDLGLDTWWTKP; this is encoded by the coding sequence GGACAGCCAGCACGGCATTGCCATGCATGGCGACCTCAAATATCCGCCCGATTTCAGCCATTTCGACTATGTTAACCCGGACGCTCCCAAAGGCGGACATTTCAAGGAATCCTCCATTGGTACCTTCGACAGCCTCAACCCGTTCATAGTCAAGGGTACCGCCGCCGAAGGAACCGGGTTACTGTACGACTCTTTGATGGCTCGCGCACTGGATGAGCCCTTTTCCCAATACGGCCTCTTGGCCCAACAGCTGCGGGTTGCCGTGGATCGCAGCTGGATTGAGTTCGACCTTCATCCTGACGCTCGATTCAGTGATGGGCACAGCGTATCGGCAGACGATGTCGTGTTCACGTTCGACATACTGCGCGAGAAAGGTAGCCCCTTCTTCAAAAGCTACTATGCAGGGATTCAAAGCGTAACGGCACTGAGCCCTCAGACAGTACGTTTCGAGTTTGGTGACAGCACCAACCGAGAACTCCCACTGATAGTAGGCGAGGTTCCGATCCTGCCACAGCACTTCTGGGCCGAGCGTGATTTCGAAACACCATCACTGGAACCACCGCTTGGTTCGGGCCCCTACCTGATTGAAAAGATCGATCCAGGCAGAACCATCGTTTACACACGCAACCCCAACTACTGGGGGCGCGACTTGCCAGTAAACCGCGGCCGTCACAACTTTGATCAACGCCAGTATGACTATTATCGCGACAGTACGGTAGCACTGGAGGCCTTCAAGGCCGGTGAGTACGATTTCCGCAGTGAACATGCCTCCAAGGCTTGGGCAACCGGTTATACCGGCGCCCCCTTCGCTGATGGTCGCATCATCAAGGAAGAGATTGCACACGAAAACCCGCGTGGCATGCAAGGTTTCATCATGAACACCCGCCGGAGCATGTTCAGCCAGCCTGAAGTGCGCAAGGCACTTGCGCTTGCATTCGACTTTGAATGGACCAACAGCAACCTGTTTTATGGCGCTTACACCCGCAGCCACAGTTATTTTTCCAACTCTGAGATGGCTGCAGAAGAGCTGCCAACCCCAGCTGAACTGGAGATTCTCGAAGCCGTGCGTGACCAGGTACCACCTGAAGTATTTACTCAGGTTTACCGAGCCCCAACCACGGATGGCAGTGGTCGCAACCGTGCGCAGTTGCGTGAAGCTCTGGGGCTTCTCAAACAGGCTGGCTGGCAACTTGAGTCAGGCAAGCTGGTTGACGGCAACGGCTCTCCATTTACATTTGAAATATTGCTGGTGCAGAAGGAATTCGAGCGAGTGGTTTCTCCGTTCATTCGCAATCTGGAAAGGCTGGGTATCAGCGCCAGTATCCGCATCGTCGACGTATCCCAATATATAAACCGGTTGCGTCAGTTCGACTTTGACATGGTGGTGTATGGCTTTGGCCAGTCCAGCTCCCCTGGCAATGAGCAGCGTGACTATTGGCATTCCAGCTCAGCTGACATGCCCGGAAGTCGCAACCTGATTGGCATTAAGAATCCAGCCGTCGACTACCTGGTTGAACAGCTGATCGCCGCACCAGACCGGGAGCAACTGGTTTTGCGTGCCCGTGCGCTGGATCGAGTGCTGCAGTGGAATCATTATGTGATTCCCCACTACCATATCAGTGCCTATCGCATCGCGTACTGGAACAGGTTCGCCCACCCTGAGGTAAGCCCTGCCTATGACCTCGGCCTTGATACCTGGTGGACCAAGCCCTGA